The DNA sequence GCCCGAGCATGTACCAGCGCTCGAAGGGCGACGGCGAAGCCGCGCTGCGGGCGGCCGCGGCGGCCGGCCCGCTCGCGCTGACGATCTTCCGCCCGTCGGTCGTGTTCGGCCCCGGCGATGCGTTCCTCAATACGTTCGCGAACTTGCAGCGCACGCTGCCGGTGCTGCCGCTCGCGATGCCGGACGCGCGCTTCCAGCCGGTGTTCGTCGGCGACGTCGTGCGCGCATTCGTCAACACGCTCGATCTGGCGGCCGCGCACGGCAAGACCTACGAGCTCGGCGGCCCGACGGTGTACACGCTCGAGCAGCTGGTGCGCTATTGCGGCACGCTGGTCGGCCGGCACGCACGCATCGTGCGGCTGCCCGATGCGCTCGCGCAGCTGCAGGCGCGCGTGTTCGAATGTCTGCCGGGCGAGCCGGTCATCACGCGCGACAATCTCGCGTCGATGTCGCAGCCCAACGTGCTGTCCGGGCCGCTCGCGCCGGAACTCGGGCTCACGCCCGCGAGTCTCGAAAGCATCGCGCCCGCGTACCTCGGCGCCGCCGCGCAGCGCTCACGCTTCGACTGGTTCCGCGCGCGCCGCTAGGCGCCGCCGGCCGTCGCTTTCCGTCGTCCAACCTCGCGCTAATCGGAACACCGCCATGAAACTCGTCATTGGAGACAAGAACTACTCGTCGTGGTCGATGCGGCCCTGGCTGCTGCTCGCGCATTTCGGCATCCCGTTCGACGAGATCGCGATCGAACTGCGCCGCGACGACACGGCCGCGCGGATCCGCGAGTATTCGCCGACCGGCAAGGTGCCGTGCCTGATCGACGATCACGGCTTCGCGATCTGGGATTCGCTCGCGATCGCCGAGACGCTCGCCGAGCGCTATCCGCAGTTTCCGATGTGGCCGGCCGATCCGCTCGATCGCGCGCACGCGCGCTGCATTTCGGCGGAGATGCACGCCGGTTTCACCGCGTTGCGCACGGAAATGGTGATGAACGTGCGCGCGTCGGCGCCCGGCCGCGGCGCGACGCCCGACGCGCTCGCCGACGTCGCGCGCATCGACACGCTGTGGGGCGCCTGCCTGGCGGCGTCGGGCGGCCCGTTCCTGTTCGGCGAATTCGGGATTGCCGATGCGATGTATGCGCCCGTCGTGATGCGCTTCAACACCTATGCGCCGGAGCTGTCGCCGGAGGCGGCCGGGTATGCCGCGCGCGTGACGGCGCTGCCGGCGGTGCAGCGCTGGATCGAAGGCGCGCGGCGCGAAACCAACGTGATCGCCGAGTACGAATCGACGCCATGAACATTTACGCAGTAGGCGGAGCGATCCGCGACGCATTGCTCGGCGTGCCGGTGCAGGACCGCGACTACGTGGTGGTGGGCGCGACGCCCGAGCAGATGGCCGCGCAGGGCTTCCGGCCGGTCGGCAAGGATTTCCCGGTGTTCCTGCATCCGGACACGCAGGAGGAGTACGCGCTCGCGCGCACCGAGCGCAAGACGGCCGCGGGCTATCACGGCTTCCAGTTCTATTACGCGCCGGACGTGACGCTCGACGAGGACCTCGCGCGGCGCGACCTGACGATCAACGCGATGGCGCGCGAAGTGAGCCCGGACGGCACGCTGGTCGGGCCGGTGATCGACCCGTTCGACGGGCAGGCCGATCTGCGCGCGCGGGTGTTCCGGCACGTGAGCGACGCGTTCGTCGAGGATCCGGTGCGGATTCTGCGGATCGCGCGCTTCGCCGCGCGCTTCGCGGATTTCACGGTGGCCGACGAGACGCTCGCGCTGATGCGGCGCATGGTCGACGCGGGCGAGGCGGACGCGCTGGTGCCCGAGCGCGTATGGCAGGAAATCGCGCGCGGGCTGATGGAGGCGACGCCGTCGCGGATGTTCGACGTGCTGCGCGAATGCGGCGCGCTCGCGCGCGTGCTGCCCGAGGTCGATGCGCTGTGGGGCGTGCCGCAGCGCGCCGACTACCACCCGGAAGTCGACACGGGCGTGCACGTGATGATGGTCGTCGACTACGCGGCGAAGCAGGGCTATTCGCTGCCGGTGCGCTTCGCGGCGCTCACGCACGATCTCGGCAAGGCGACGACGCCGGCCGACGTGCTGCCGCGCCACGTCGGCCACGAAGGCCGCAGCGTCGAGCTGATCAAGCCGTTGTGCGAGCGGCTGCGGGTGCCGAACGAATGCCGCGACCTCGCGCTGGTGGTCGCGCGCGAGCACGGCAACCTGCATCGCGTGATGGAGATGGGCGCGGCCGCGCTGGTGCGGCTGTTCGAGCGCAGCGACGCGCTGCGCAAGCCGGCGCGCTTCGCCGAGATGCTGCAGGCGTGCGAATCGGATGCGCGCGGCCGCCTCGGGCTCGACACGCAGCCGTATCCGCAGGCCGAGCGGCTGCGCGTGGCGCTGGTCGCGGCGCGCAGCGTCGATGCCGGCGCGATCGCGCGCGGTATCGGCAACGATGCGATGCAGATCAAGGACGCCGTGCATCGCGCACGGATCGACGCGGTCAAGCAGGCGCTGGCGATCGCGGAATAGGCGAGGGGCGGGTGGTGGGGTGGGGGCCGGGTGGCTCGTCGCGGCGGGGGGGATCGCGGCCGGGTCGATTACGGCGCGGCCGGTTACGCCCGGATGAGCGCGGCGCGGCTTGTTGAGGCTCGGCCCGTCTGGGTCATGCGTGTGTTGGCCCGACGGATCACGACCCGGCGCATCCTGGCCCAACGAATTTCGACCCGTTGAATCCCAGCCCGCCCAATCCCGGCCCGGCCAATCGTGGCCCGGTTAATCGCGGCCCATCCAGTCACGGCCGGCTTGTCGCGTCTCGTCAATCCCAGCCCGGCCGATTCACTGCTTCGTCCGCGCGCGTGCCGCGGCAACCCGGCCCTTGCCCGCGGCCGCGCGTGGTTTCCCGCCGGCCGGCTGTGTCGTGCCACGCGCCGGTGTGCCAGCGGCTGAGGCGGCCGGCTCGTCCTCGGCCCGCACGCCATTCGACACCGATTCGCGCCGGCTCACGCGCGGCTCGCCGGGCGTCGCGCCGGCCTCGCGCGCGAGCAGCCTGATCTTCATGGCCGCCGAGCCCAATTCCGCACCGTCGTCGAACAGCGGCAGCGTGCCGACCGCGATCAGCTCGGCCGGCCCGTCGCCGACATTGGCGACGCGATGGCGCTTCCTCGCATCGAAATGCAGCGAATCGCCGGCCGACAGCGGGTAATCGCGCTTGCCGATCGTGTAGCACACGCGGCCGGCGAGCACGTACACGAACTCGTCGCCGCCGTGCGCGACCCACTCCGACCGGTAGCCCTCCATCATCCGCACCTTCAGCGCATTGATCTGGCTGCCGTCGAAGGTCGTCGACAGCCGCTCGTACCACTGCGACGCCGCGTCGAGCGCATAAGGCTCGCGGCGGCCCGCGTGCGAATCGGGCTTCGCCTGGCGCGGCTGGTCGATCAGCGTGCCGAGCGGCACCTTCAGCGCGTTCGCGACGTTGACCAGCGACGACAGCGAGATGCCGGTCAGATTGCGCTCGACCTGCGACAGGAAGCCGACCGACAGGTGCGCTTCGGTCGCGACTTCCAGCAGCGTCTTCTTCGCTTCCCGGCGCAGGCGCCGAATGCGCTGGCCGATACGCATGATGTCTGAATCCATGAATCTCTTTCGTGGCAACTCGTGGCAACGAACCGGAAAGCGCGCAACACGCGGCGCGGCGGCCGCGCCCCAGCATGCCGCGCATCGCCCGCGGCACGGCCGTCGGGCGGCGATGCCGGCGCATTGTACCCGCGGCATCGTGACGCCGCCCGTAGCCGTCGGTGGTCGCCGAGCGGGCCGCCGCGTCACGATCGGTAATTTTAGCCCTACGAAAATTTGCGCTTGACCGCCCTGTATGCGTGCTCTAGATTTTGTCCCTCATCAAACAAAGTTAAGTAGGACAAAAATTGAGCCGCAGCGTCGGGGCGTTCGCCGCCACGCCGCCGCCGGCCGTCGACAACAATCAATGACGGGTATCCGATGATCGATCGACTCCAATTCAGCTTCTCCGGCCTTGCCGCGTACGATGCGCGCGTCGCCGACACGCAGGCCGGCCTGTCGCGCCTGCTCGACGCCGCGCGGCTCGATGCGGTCGTGGTCACGTCGCAGGACGAGTACATCACCGAATACCTGCCGCGCTGCAACAACCCGCGCTATGCGCTGTCGGGCTTCGACGGCTCGGCCGGCTGCGGAATCTTCCTGAGCGCGGCGACGGCGCACGCGCTCGGCATCCCGCCGTTCGTGCTGTTCGTCGACGGCCGCTATCACCTGCAGGCCGAACGGCAGTGCGACCCGGCGCGCGTGCAGGTCGTGAAGCTCGGCATCGACGTGACGATCTGGCAGGCGCTCGCCGGCTGGCTGGTCACGCACGCGGCGCGGCTCGCGCGGGTCGGCTACGACGCGTGGCGGATCAGCATCGCGCAGCGCGACCGGCTGCTCGCGCAGACGCAGCCCGCGTCGCTCGACTGGGTGAGCCTCACGTCGCGCGAAATCGATCGCGCGATCGCGCTGCCGGGCTGGGTCGTCGAACGGCCGATCTTCGGGTTGCCGGAGGCGACGACCGGCGTGAGCGTCGCGCAGAACCTCGACGCGCTGAACGGCCGGCTCGCCGCGCACACCGCCACGGCGAGCGACACGGCGAGCGACACGGCGACCGCCACGGCGACCGCCACGACGAGCGACACGACGCCCCCCACGACTGCCTTCCTCACCTGCGCGTCCGACGATCTCGCCTATCTGCTGAACAGCCGCGGCTATCACATCCCGAATGCGTCGTCGCATCTCGGCTTCCTGTTCGTGCTCGGCGAGCAGGTCGCGCTGTTCCTGCCCGAAGGCTGCGACCGCTGTGCGGTCGACCTGCCGTCGTACCCGGCGTTGCACGTGATCCGGCGCGACTTCGCCGAACTGGAGCGCTTCCTCGCCCGCTTCGCCGTCGAGCACGTCTGCTACGGCTTCGAATCGGTCAACTGCGCGCTCGTCGAATCGGTGCGGCGCGTCTGGCCGCATGCGCGCCACGCCGATTTCAACCCGGTCGAGGCGCTGCGGGCGAGCAAGACGCCGGCGGCGCTCGAGCGCTTTCGCGATGCGTTCGCGCGCAGCTCGGCAGCGATCGCCGAGACGATGCGCTGGGCCAAGACCGGCGAGCCGGGACGGCGCCACACCGAATACGACCTGGCGCGCAAGATCAACGACGCGTACGGCGCGCGCTCGGCCGTCGCGCTGACGTTCCCGTCGATCGCCGCGAACGGCGCGAACAGCGCGTTCGCGCATTACACGGAGGCGAGCGCCGACGTCGAACTGACCGAGGGCGAACTCGTGCTGCTCGACAGCGGCGCGTACTACGACGCCGGCTTCGCGACCGACTGCACGCGCGTGGTGCTGCGTCGCACGCGAGCGGAGACGGTCGCGCAGCCGTGGCAGCGCGAAATCTACACGGTCGCGCTGAAGGCCTGCATCAAGGGGCTCGTCACGCGCTTCCCGAACACGGCGACGTGCGGCGACGTCGATGCGACGGTGCGCCAGGTGTGCCGCGACCACGGCTACGATTACGGCCACGGCACCGGTCACGGCGTCGGCATCCACGTGCACGAGGGCGGCGTGCGCTTCGCGCCCGGCGCGTCGTACGGGCTGGTGCCGAATGCGGTGATTTCGGTCGAACCGGGTATCTACCTGCCGGGCAAGGGCGGCGTGCGGATCGAGAACATCGTGATCGTCCACCCGGACGACGCCGAAGCGGGCACCGTCGCGTTCGAAAACCTCGTCACCGTGGGCTACGACTGGGACCTGATCGACGTCGCGCTGCTCGACGACGACGAGCGCGCGTATCTGCGCGACTACGAACGGCTTTGCGCGCAACGCGGCACGCAGGTCACCGCGTGTCCGTTGCTGTAAAGGAAGGGTAGTGCGGCGCGGCCGCGCATGATGCGACGGGGCGCCGGCGCTGCGGCGCGCGCGGCGCTCAGCGCATCAGCGCCGACACGCGTCCGTCCGGCCCGTAGACGCCGGCCGGCGCGGACGCCGAGCGCAGCACCGCGAGCGCGCGATCGTTGTAGTCCATCCGGATCCGGATCAGCATCCCGTTGGTCGCATTGGCCTGGCGCGCGCGTTCGGTGGCCTGCAGCAGCAGTTGCCAGCGGCCGGCGAGACGCGCGTCGCGCTCGGCGGCCTGATCCATGCCTTTCTTGCCGGCCGGAAAGCCGAGCGCCGACAGCTGCGCGTCGCGCGTGCGCTCGAGCTGCGCGAGCCGATCGATCAGCTCGCTCTTCTTTTCGACGATACCCGGCAGCATGTCGAGCGGCTGCGGCGTCGTCAGCGCCTTTTCTTCATACGCGAGCAGCGACGCGAACGCTTCGACCGTCGCGTGTTCGTCGTTGACCGTGGCCAGCAGCTCTTCTCTCATCGCGTCATGCTCGTCGCGCCGGCACGCGTTCCCGCATGCCGGCCATCCAGGGGACCGGTCAGGGCGTGACGGGCCCCGGGCCGGCTCAGTTGCTCTGCGAGCGCTGCCGTTGCAGCAGGTCGCGGGCGGTATTCAGTACGCCGTCGGCGATCTTGTTCACGTCGATCGTCAACGAGCCGTCCTTCAATGCGTCCTTGATCGACTGGACCAGCGCCGTGTTGATGTCGGCGCTGCCGGAGGCTGACAGCGAACGCAGCTGTCCCGACAGACCCGACAGGTTCACGCTCGTGTCGCCGCCGGTCGATCCAGCGTCGCCGGCCTGCGCGGACGACGACGAAGCCGCGCCGGATTGCGCGCGGGTCGCGCCGTTGCCGGTGGGCGCGAGTGGGCTCGGGTTCGGAGTGGAATCGATTTTCACGATGGTTTTCCTGTTCGGTTTGACCCAGATAACGGCCGGGCCGGCCCGAACTTTAGCATCGCGGGTGCGAAATTCTCCGAATAAACAATTCTTTGCAATGTTGCGGTGGGTTCGGTCCCTATAGCGGAATTTCCACCGTGCCGGCGTCCTTGACGATCGCCGTGACGATCTGACCGGCCGCCATCCTGACCCGCACCGACTGGCCCGGCGCCGCGTTCGCGAGCGCGTTGCCCTCGGCCGAGATCGTGAAACCGGGGCCGGCCGCGACCACCCGCACCGTCTGGCCGGCCGACACCGACGCGGCGCTCTTGAGCATGTCCTGGCGCAACGGCAGCCCGGCCGCGATCCGCGCGAGCGAGGTCGCGCCGATCGCCTGCGCCGGATCGGTGATCACCGCGAGCGGCAGCACCGTCAGGTCGCCGTTGCGGGCGATCAGGTCGGCGGCGGTGAGCGGCTCGCCCGGCGCGATCTGCCGCGCGGCGACGTAATAGGTGGCCTGCACGGTGACCTTCGCCTGCAGATAGACCGTCCACGGCCGCGCGCCCGCGCAGCGCACGCCGACCGTCGTGCGGCCCCACAGGCGCGCGCCGGTCGGCAGGAACGGCTCGAGCGTCGTGCATTCGGCGAGCCCGCGCGGAAACGCGGCGGCGACCGTCGTGGTGGTCTTGCCGGGCAGCCCCGCGATCTGCTGCTGCAGGAACGCGAGCGCGCTGCGCCGGATCGATTCGGGGTCTTGCTGGCCGGGCGGGGTCGCAGGCTGTGCCGCGGCGGCCGGCTGGGGCGCGGGCGCGGCAGGCGCCGGCGCAGCGTAAGCGGTGCGCACGGCGGCCGCGCGGGCGAAGGCCGGCCGCGTCGGGTTCGACGCCGGTTCGGGCGCGCCGGCGACGACGGTCGCCACGGCGCCCGGATCGGCAGCGCGCGGTGCGGCGTAGCGGGAACCGGCGAAATTGGAGGCGTTAGCGGCGTGCGCGGCATAGGCGCTGCTGACGGAATTGGCGCGCGCGTCCGCGTAGGCGGCGCGCGGTGCGACGCTCGGCACCGCAGCCGGCGCCGGGACGTCGACCACGACCATCGTGCCGGCCGGCTGCGCGGCAGGTGCAACCGTGCCCGCGCCGACCATGCCGGCACCGGCATTCCCGACCGGCGCCGCGCCGCTGCCCGCGACCGTTGCAACGCCCGCGCCGCCGCGGCCCGGTTGTCCCACGCCCGCCACGCCCGCCACGCCCGCCACGCCCGCCACGCTCGCATGGGCGAGCGCGGTCTCGACCGTCTCGCCGCGCCCCGGGATCACGATCATCGCGTCGTCCGCGTGCGCGCCCGGCGCCGCGAGCCACAACGCCGCGGCGAGCGCGAACGCACGCCGCACGCGCTTGCCGCGTGCGCCGTCGTTGCGAAGTGCGCTGCCTGTCATCGCCGTGTCCTCGAAACCGTTGATCCGATTCGCATTCTAGGCAGCGGGGCCGTCGCGCAAACGATGAATAGAGGGGGCCTTTGGCGCGTTATTCGTCCGATTGCGGGTTGTGCCGCACCCCTACCATCGGTGTCATGGAAAAAAGCCCCTTGGGTCGCCATCCGGCGCGGGGGGCGTGCAGCGCTTCATCTGGAGAGACGCACACATGCTGGACAAACTCGATGCCGAATTCGCGTTCGGCCGACAGGCGCTCGACGTGCGCGCCTATCGGCAGGAACTGTTGTCGTCGAACATCGCGAACGCCGACACGCCGGGCTATCAGGCGCGCGACGTCGATTTCGCGTCGGCGCTCGCGCGCTCGCTGAAGCAGACGGACGGCGGCCTCGCGCCGAGCAACGCCGCGCAACTGCCGATGGCGCAGCCGGCCGGCGTGACGAGCGGGATGACGATGGTGTCCACCGCGCCCGGCCACATGGCCGGCGCCGCGAAGCTGATCCCGACCGGCGGCCCGGCCGACGACTACGGTCGCGCGCAGTACCGGATGCCGCTGCAGCCGTCGCTCGACGGCAACACGGTCGACCTCGACGTCGAGCGCGTGCAATTCGCGAACAACGCGCTGCACTACGAGAGCGGCATGACCGTGATGACCCAGCAGATCAAGACGATGATCGCCGCGATCACGAGCAACCAGTAACGGCGCGCCCCGCCATCGAATCCGAGCACCAGGAGCCACCATGCCCTCGTTGATGAACATTTTCGGCGTCGCCGGTTCGGCGCTGTCCGCGCAATCGCAGCGCCTGAACGTCACCGCGTCGAACCTCGCGAACGCCGACAGCGCGACCGGCCCCGACGGCAAGCCGTACAAGGCCAAGCAGGTCGTGTTCGCGACCGACCCGCTCGGCGGCGCGCGCACCGCGTCCGGCCAGGGCGTGGGCGGCGTGCGCGTGACCAAGGTCGTCGACGACCCGTCGCCGATGAAGTCGACCTACGACCCCACGAACCCCGCCGCCGACGCGAACGGCTACGTGCAGATGCCGAACGTCGACCCGGTGCAGGAGATGGTGAACATGATCTCGGCGTCGCGCTCGTACCAGGCCAACGTCGAGACGCTGAACACCGCGAAGACGCTGATGCTCAAGACGCTGACGATCGGCACGTAAGCCGCGCGCCGCGCCAGATTCGACAGTTCCGACAGTTCCGACAGTTCCGACAGTTCCGACCCAAGGCCACCAGGATGACATCCTCCAACACGACGATCGGCAGCAACGGCACCAACGTGTCGACGTTGCCGACCGACACGATGAACACCAACAAAGTGTCGACGACCGGCACGTCGGCGAGCGACCTGCAGGCGACGTTCCTGAAGCTGCTCGTCACGCAGCTGCAGAACCAGGACCCGACCAGCCCGGTCGACAGCTCGCAGATGACGTCGCAGCTTGCGCAGATCAACACGGTCAGCGGCATCGCGCAGCTGAACTCGTCGCTGTCGTCGCTGTCGACGCAGCTCGCGGCCGGCCAGCAGACGCAGGCCGCGCTGCTGATCGGCACCAACGTGCTCGCGCCGGGCAACGACGTCTCGGTGAAGAGCGGCGCGGCGTCGCCGTTCGGCGTGTCGCTCGCGAACGACGTGTCGAACCTGACCATCACCGTGAAGAACAGCGCGGGCGTCGTCGTCAACACGATCGACGCGGGCAAGCAGTCGGCCGGCACGGTGCCGTTCAACTGGACGCCGACCGATGCGGCCGGCAATGCGCTGCCGGACGGCAAGTACACGGTGAGCGCGCAGTACACGGGCAGCGACGGCAAGACCTATGCGCCGACCGTGCTCGCGGCCGCGCAGGTACAGAGCGTCATCAAGCAGGCCGACGGCACCGCGGGGCTGGTGCTGTCGAACGGCACGACGGTGGGCTTGACCCAGGTCGCGTCGATTTTCCCGAACACCGCGTCGTCGTCGTCCGGCGGCACGACCACCACCAACTGATCCAGCTTTCTCGCAAACGGAGACCGAAATGGGTTATCAACAGGGTCTGAGCGGCCTCGCCGGCGCATCCAACGCGCTCGACGTGATCGGCAACAACATCGCGAACGCGAACACGGTCGGCTTCAAGTCGAGCACCGCGCAGTTCTCCGACATGTACGCGAACTCGATCGCGACGTCGGTCAACACGCAGATCGGGATCGGCACGACGCTCGGGTCGGTGCAGAAGCAGTTCGGCCAGGGCACGATCAACACGACGAATTCGTCGCTCGACGTCGCCATCAACGGCAACGGCTTCTTCCAGATGTCGAACAACGGCGTGACGACCTACTCGCGCGACGGCACGTTCCAGCGCGACAAGAACGGCTACATCGTCAACGCGCAGGGCATGAACCTGATGGGCTACGCGGCCGACAAGAATGGCGTGGTCAGCACCGCGCAGACCGTGCCGCTGCAGGCGCCGACGTCCAACATCGCGCCGACGCCGACCACCAAGATCGTCGGCCAGTTCAACCTGAACTCGCAGGACGTGGTGCCGACCAAGACGCCGTTCAACGCGACCGACAGCGCGACCTACAACTACTCGACCGCGATCCAGGTGTACGACTCGCTCGGCGGCTCGCAGGCGGTCAACATGTACTTCGTGAAGTCGGCGGCCGGTGCGTGGGAAGCGTACGCGGGC is a window from the Burkholderia vietnamiensis LMG 10929 genome containing:
- a CDS encoding complex I NDUFA9 subunit family protein, whose product is MERQTVALLGGTGFIGSRLVNALIEAGKHVRVATRRREHARHLQMLPIEIVELDALDARTLTGFVAGAHAAVNLIGVLHGGRGSPYGPGFERAHVAVPAALGAACAQAGVRRVLHMSALGADSNGPSMYQRSKGDGEAALRAAAAAGPLALTIFRPSVVFGPGDAFLNTFANLQRTLPVLPLAMPDARFQPVFVGDVVRAFVNTLDLAAAHGKTYELGGPTVYTLEQLVRYCGTLVGRHARIVRLPDALAQLQARVFECLPGEPVITRDNLASMSQPNVLSGPLAPELGLTPASLESIAPAYLGAAAQRSRFDWFRARR
- the flgB gene encoding flagellar basal body rod protein FlgB; protein product: MLDKLDAEFAFGRQALDVRAYRQELLSSNIANADTPGYQARDVDFASALARSLKQTDGGLAPSNAAQLPMAQPAGVTSGMTMVSTAPGHMAGAAKLIPTGGPADDYGRAQYRMPLQPSLDGNTVDLDVERVQFANNALHYESGMTVMTQQIKTMIAAITSNQ
- a CDS encoding M24 family metallopeptidase; the protein is MIDRLQFSFSGLAAYDARVADTQAGLSRLLDAARLDAVVVTSQDEYITEYLPRCNNPRYALSGFDGSAGCGIFLSAATAHALGIPPFVLFVDGRYHLQAERQCDPARVQVVKLGIDVTIWQALAGWLVTHAARLARVGYDAWRISIAQRDRLLAQTQPASLDWVSLTSREIDRAIALPGWVVERPIFGLPEATTGVSVAQNLDALNGRLAAHTATASDTASDTATATATATTSDTTPPTTAFLTCASDDLAYLLNSRGYHIPNASSHLGFLFVLGEQVALFLPEGCDRCAVDLPSYPALHVIRRDFAELERFLARFAVEHVCYGFESVNCALVESVRRVWPHARHADFNPVEALRASKTPAALERFRDAFARSSAAIAETMRWAKTGEPGRRHTEYDLARKINDAYGARSAVALTFPSIAANGANSAFAHYTEASADVELTEGELVLLDSGAYYDAGFATDCTRVVLRRTRAETVAQPWQREIYTVALKACIKGLVTRFPNTATCGDVDATVRQVCRDHGYDYGHGTGHGVGIHVHEGGVRFAPGASYGLVPNAVISVEPGIYLPGKGGVRIENIVIVHPDDAEAGTVAFENLVTVGYDWDLIDVALLDDDERAYLRDYERLCAQRGTQVTACPLL
- a CDS encoding helix-turn-helix domain-containing protein; the encoded protein is MDSDIMRIGQRIRRLRREAKKTLLEVATEAHLSVGFLSQVERNLTGISLSSLVNVANALKVPLGTLIDQPRQAKPDSHAGRREPYALDAASQWYERLSTTFDGSQINALKVRMMEGYRSEWVAHGGDEFVYVLAGRVCYTIGKRDYPLSAGDSLHFDARKRHRVANVGDGPAELIAVGTLPLFDDGAELGSAAMKIRLLAREAGATPGEPRVSRRESVSNGVRAEDEPAASAAGTPARGTTQPAGGKPRAAAGKGRVAAARARTKQ
- the flgC gene encoding flagellar basal body rod protein FlgC — encoded protein: MPSLMNIFGVAGSALSAQSQRLNVTASNLANADSATGPDGKPYKAKQVVFATDPLGGARTASGQGVGGVRVTKVVDDPSPMKSTYDPTNPAADANGYVQMPNVDPVQEMVNMISASRSYQANVETLNTAKTLMLKTLTIGT
- the flgA gene encoding flagellar basal body P-ring formation chaperone FlgA, whose product is MTGSALRNDGARGKRVRRAFALAAALWLAAPGAHADDAMIVIPGRGETVETALAHASVAGVAGVAGVAGVGQPGRGGAGVATVAGSGAAPVGNAGAGMVGAGTVAPAAQPAGTMVVVDVPAPAAVPSVAPRAAYADARANSVSSAYAAHAANASNFAGSRYAAPRAADPGAVATVVAGAPEPASNPTRPAFARAAAVRTAYAAPAPAAPAPQPAAAAQPATPPGQQDPESIRRSALAFLQQQIAGLPGKTTTTVAAAFPRGLAECTTLEPFLPTGARLWGRTTVGVRCAGARPWTVYLQAKVTVQATYYVAARQIAPGEPLTAADLIARNGDLTVLPLAVITDPAQAIGATSLARIAAGLPLRQDMLKSAASVSAGQTVRVVAAGPGFTISAEGNALANAAPGQSVRVRMAAGQIVTAIVKDAGTVEIPL
- a CDS encoding glutathione S-transferase family protein, giving the protein MKLVIGDKNYSSWSMRPWLLLAHFGIPFDEIAIELRRDDTAARIREYSPTGKVPCLIDDHGFAIWDSLAIAETLAERYPQFPMWPADPLDRAHARCISAEMHAGFTALRTEMVMNVRASAPGRGATPDALADVARIDTLWGACLAASGGPFLFGEFGIADAMYAPVVMRFNTYAPELSPEAAGYAARVTALPAVQRWIEGARRETNVIAEYESTP
- a CDS encoding multifunctional CCA addition/repair protein, with product MNIYAVGGAIRDALLGVPVQDRDYVVVGATPEQMAAQGFRPVGKDFPVFLHPDTQEEYALARTERKTAAGYHGFQFYYAPDVTLDEDLARRDLTINAMAREVSPDGTLVGPVIDPFDGQADLRARVFRHVSDAFVEDPVRILRIARFAARFADFTVADETLALMRRMVDAGEADALVPERVWQEIARGLMEATPSRMFDVLRECGALARVLPEVDALWGVPQRADYHPEVDTGVHVMMVVDYAAKQGYSLPVRFAALTHDLGKATTPADVLPRHVGHEGRSVELIKPLCERLRVPNECRDLALVVAREHGNLHRVMEMGAAALVRLFERSDALRKPARFAEMLQACESDARGRLGLDTQPYPQAERLRVALVAARSVDAGAIARGIGNDAMQIKDAVHRARIDAVKQALAIAE
- the flgM gene encoding flagellar biosynthesis anti-sigma factor FlgM, encoding MKIDSTPNPSPLAPTGNGATRAQSGAASSSSAQAGDAGSTGGDTSVNLSGLSGQLRSLSASGSADINTALVQSIKDALKDGSLTIDVNKIADGVLNTARDLLQRQRSQSN
- a CDS encoding flagella synthesis protein FlgN produces the protein MREELLATVNDEHATVEAFASLLAYEEKALTTPQPLDMLPGIVEKKSELIDRLAQLERTRDAQLSALGFPAGKKGMDQAAERDARLAGRWQLLLQATERARQANATNGMLIRIRMDYNDRALAVLRSASAPAGVYGPDGRVSALMR
- a CDS encoding flagellar hook assembly protein FlgD, translating into MTSSNTTIGSNGTNVSTLPTDTMNTNKVSTTGTSASDLQATFLKLLVTQLQNQDPTSPVDSSQMTSQLAQINTVSGIAQLNSSLSSLSTQLAAGQQTQAALLIGTNVLAPGNDVSVKSGAASPFGVSLANDVSNLTITVKNSAGVVVNTIDAGKQSAGTVPFNWTPTDAAGNALPDGKYTVSAQYTGSDGKTYAPTVLAAAQVQSVIKQADGTAGLVLSNGTTVGLTQVASIFPNTASSSSGGTTTTN
- the flgE gene encoding flagellar hook protein FlgE, with amino-acid sequence MGYQQGLSGLAGASNALDVIGNNIANANTVGFKSSTAQFSDMYANSIATSVNTQIGIGTTLGSVQKQFGQGTINTTNSSLDVAINGNGFFQMSNNGVTTYSRDGTFQRDKNGYIVNAQGMNLMGYAADKNGVVSTAQTVPLQAPTSNIAPTPTTKIVGQFNLNSQDVVPTKTPFNATDSATYNYSTAIQVYDSLGGSQAVNMYFVKSAAGAWEAYAGVQGGTMTDLGTVKFDSSGAITSTTLPASATPTASLGQFQFSVPTTDGSSTPQALTLDLTGTTQYGGKDGVNNLAQDGYASGTLTTFSIGADGKLTGNYSNGQTAVLGQIAIANFNNPNGLINLGGNQYAETAASGVPQISAPGSTNHGTLQGSALENSNVDLTSQLVNLITAQRNYQANAQTIKTQQTVDQTLINL